In one window of Rhodothermus sp. DNA:
- a CDS encoding flagellar biosynthetic protein FliO produces MAIRFRMAARVPVRRLVLFGAGLFLLWLALQWAASPVSSPTPKPFPAPDSTYILPARSSEPVPIRARYVVVLLILIAGAFLALYWYRRQRPPNRPALLRPVGQLSLGPGQQIRLIACGDELLILGVTSHQITLLKSLPLPPELQANRAETDEALPFAHLVTHLTARTPQTDHAS; encoded by the coding sequence ATGGCGATCCGGTTTCGTATGGCTGCCAGAGTGCCGGTCCGGCGGCTGGTGTTGTTCGGTGCGGGTCTCTTTCTGCTCTGGCTGGCCCTGCAATGGGCAGCCTCGCCTGTTTCATCGCCTACGCCGAAGCCTTTTCCGGCGCCAGATTCTACCTACATATTGCCAGCCCGCTCTTCTGAGCCCGTCCCGATTCGGGCTCGCTATGTAGTGGTGTTACTGATACTGATAGCCGGCGCCTTCCTGGCGCTGTACTGGTATCGACGTCAACGTCCCCCGAACCGTCCTGCCTTGCTTCGTCCCGTCGGGCAGTTATCCCTGGGCCCCGGCCAACAGATTCGGCTCATTGCCTGTGGTGATGAGTTGCTGATTCTGGGCGTCACTTCCCACCAGATTACGCTGCTCAAAAGCCTGCCCTTACCCCCTGAGTTACAGGCCAACCGTGCTGAAACGGATGAGGCCCTGCCGTTTGCCCACCTGGTTACCCATCTTACTGCCCGGACTCCGCAGACGGATCATGCCTCGTAA